In a single window of the Elaeis guineensis isolate ETL-2024a chromosome 4, EG11, whole genome shotgun sequence genome:
- the LOC140850861 gene encoding uncharacterized protein, whose protein sequence is MNALGLSVPGCFVEQDAVGEALKLIQHAHRRKISIYFPNDFWCFNNSKQDLREIFPSGGILTGWTPIDLGPVSLKELSSLLSICKKILLIGSIKFDSVKEDTVGASELALMLQKISMTDCDVTVVGNAACNAVAGTSCSITQYRMFKNASVVWEFLKGRILPGVAALDIAYPHDLDWNIAFPDPSKPLIVDIGSGNGLFLLKMARRWQNYNFLGLEINKKLVRRCLNNVLQSNIKNGYFISTNATSTFRSIVSSYPGYLILVTIQCPNPDFNREEHRWRMVQRMLIEAIVDLLITNGKVFLQSDIEAVARRMKEQFIMYGKGRLVVDGDKNMGWREENPFGIRSDWEQHVIDRGAPMYRIMLRKVR, encoded by the exons ATGAATGCTTTGGGCCTCTCTGTCCCTGGATGTTTTGTGGAACAGGATGCTGTTGGAGAAGCATTGAAACTAATCCAGCATGCACATCGTAGGAAAATCTCAATTTATTTTCCAAATGATTTTTGGTGTTTTAATAATAGCAAACAGGACCTGCGGGAGATATTTCCTTCTGGTGGTATCTTGACTG GTTGGACACCTATAGATCTAGGGCCAGTATCATTGAAGGAACTCTCTTCTTTGCTTTCAATATGCAAG AAGATTCTATTGATTGGCtccatcaaatttgattcagTAAAAGAAGACACAGTGGGAGCATCTGAATTGGCTCTGATGCTTCAAAAAATAAGTATGACCGACTGTGATGTGACGGTTGTTGGGAATGCAGCCTGCAATGCAGTTGCAGGAACATCATGTTCTATAACTCAATATAGAATGTTTAAAAATGCATCAGTTGTTTGGGAATTTCTCAAAGGAAGAATACTACCAGGTGTCGCAGCATTAGATATA GCTTATCCCCATGACCTTGATTGGAATATTGCTTTTCCAGATCCATCTAAACCTTTGATAGTTGATATTGGAAGTG GAAATGGTTTATTTCTTTTAAAGATGGCTAGAAgatggcaaaattataattttcttgGGCTTGAGATTAACAAAAAG CTTGTTAGGCGTTGTCTAAATAATGTGCTTCAGTCTAACATAAAGAATGG ATATTTTATATCAACAAATGCAACTTCTACATTTCGGTCTATAGTTTCAAGCTATCCTGGATATCTGATACTTGTTACAATACAG TGCCCCAATCCTGATTTCAACAGAGAAGAACATAGATGGCGGATGGTGCAAAGAATGCTTATCGAAGCAATCGTTGATCTGCTCATAACGAATGGAAAG GTCTTCTTACAGTCTGACATTGAGGCTGTCGCCAGAAGAATGAAAGAACAATTCATCATGTACGGGAAGGGTAGACTTGTGGTGGATGGGGATAAGAACATGGGATGGCGAGAGGAAAATCCCTTTGGTATTCGATCAGATTGGGAACAGCATGTCATAGATCGAGGTGCTCCCATGTATAGAATTATGCTTAGAAAAGTTCGATGA